A genomic window from Plasmodium malariae genome assembly, chromosome: 10 includes:
- the PmUG01_10033800 gene encoding kelch protein, putative, translating into MGKKDKKSKEKKEKLKLKKEKQKLKSLKSKKKKNINTLSDEDFDTICMYYENLNKKDKYAHININNNSNNTFVECEKPSPRSNCSVTFINEEEFLLFGGEYNDNNELIAYNDLFKYNIIKDKWKYYFTTSKKPKPRCSHQAVYFNKKLYIFGGELCTNTQFFHYNDFWYFDLKNNTFEEIETKNKKEERPSPRSGHRMILWKNCIIMFGGFFDNNKSVEYFNDLYMYIINSNKWENLTNVYINSLFKRLTENSSNVCNLNHNHNTNNGSINNNLSSTKNEKKNSDKNFQMMKSKFFKNFDLDSYMPSKRSSTSLFTDIKFQKIYIYGGYAQVKSTSRNAIGVYYNDMWILNINFLNEDNISVNYKKLKKSIFQPSKRIGFSTCIYKNSLILFGGVYDTVEENNSGKGRVCNINDSSNKNNSNKNSSSKSITNSSLLEEPLNMQSIFFNDLYLFDMNKEHWSYLNLKSKDKKGLNRNCMENIKKETEENSLGDITNNSSSNKHILIGGEEGNSNQHKKGKFESKDLSDGYFSHLDDYNESDDEYYSNVFVYFDENGNKKTIRIEKEEMEGQIEREGRKVKDNKKENENFNEDKEHIECMQNLTLKTSVVTKERYTVIDKMIDTHSVFVQFDDQKSSTENNNIEDLNENTSDFNRSNCKDDTKNLKEVLQVHNVNSDKNINNRDVEKDKDERINNLSITDLDSDKEDKKMKFIINDIEPIGRMNSHIFVINKNLYLFGGMYEYKNNEIILSDYWKINIFKREKWELVHKGNLDDIYVDASDTSSSLSIDDENKDDKEIEDLIICNKIKKIENKIKAESGGLNFDVNENLNEFFLRTKQFWLNELNIFNENKQNRKDAFILCEQKYIELKKYYNKIQKYKELLLEEHYEGSITEDDSTAQEESSNLLVD; encoded by the coding sequence atgggaaagaaagataaaaagagtaaagaaaaaaaggaaaaactaaaattgaaaaaagagaaacagAAGCTAAAGTCATTGAAGtcgaagaagaaaaaaaacattaacaCATTAAGTGATGAAGATTTTGATActatttgtatgtattatgaaaatttaaataaaaaagataaatatgctcatataaatataaacaataattCAAACAATACATTTGTGGAATGCGAAAAGCCTAGTCCTAGAAGTAATTGTTCAGTAACATTTATTAATGAAGAAGAGTTCCTTTTATTTGGTGGAGAATATAATGACAACAACGAATTAATAGCATATaatgatttatttaaatataatataataaaagataaatggaagtattattttacaaCTAGTAAAAAGCCCAAGCCAAGATGTTCTCATCAAGCTGtttatttcaataaaaaattgtatatctTTGGTGGGGAATTATGTACGAATACTCAGTTTTTTCATTACAATGATTTTTGGTATTTCgatcttaaaaataatacctttgaagaaatagaaacgaaaaacaaaaaagaggaaaGACCATCCCCCAGAAGTGGTCATCGAATGATTTTATGGAAAAATTGTATAATTATGTTTGGAGgtttttttgataataacAAGTCTgtagaatattttaatgatctatatatgtatataataaatagtaataaatgGGAAAACTTAacaaatgtatacataaatagtTTATTTAAAAGGTTAACGGAAAATAGTAGCAATGTATGTAATCTTAATCATAACCACAATACAAATAACGGTAGTATTAATAACAATTTGTCGTcgacaaaaaatgaaaaaaaaaatagcgaTAAAAATTTCCAAATGAtgaaaagtaaattttttaaaaattttgatttaGATTCATATATGCCATCAAAAAGATCTAGTACAAGTTTATTCACagatataaaatttcaaaaaatatatatatatggtggTTATGCTCAGGTGAAAAGCACTTCAAGAAATGCCATTGGTGTTTACTATAATGATATGTGGATTCTGAATATAAACTTTTTGAATGAAGATAACATTTcagtaaattataaaaaattaaaaaagagtatTTTTCAACCATCTAAAAGAATCGGTTTTAGTACATGTATCTACAAAAATTCCTTAATTTTGTTCGGGGGCGTTTATGATACAGTGGAGGAAAACAATTCTGGAAAGGGAAGAGTCTGCAACATCAATGATAGtagcaataaaaataatagtaataaaaatagtagtagtaaaaGTATTACTAATAGTAGCTTATTGGAGGAGCCACTAAACATGCAGTCCATCTTTTTTAAcgatttatatttatttgacaTGAACAAAGAACACTGGTCTTATTTGAATTTGAAAAGTAAAGACAAAAAAGGTTTAAATAGAAATTGtatggaaaatataaaaaaggaaacagAAGAAAACAGTTTAGGGGATATTACCAACAACAGTAGTAGCAATAAACATATTCTAATAGGAGGAGAAGAGGGAAACTCTAATCAACATAAAAAAGGGAAGTTTGAATCGAAAGACCTTTCAGATGGTTATTTCAGCCATTTGGATGATTACAATGAAAGTGATGATGAATATTATTCTAACGTGTTTGTGTATTTTGACGAAAATGGAAATAAGAAGACAATAAGAATAGAGAAAGAAGAAATGGAGGGACAAATAGAGAGAGAAGGAAGGAAGGTAAAagataacaaaaaagaaaatgaaaattttaatgagGACAAAGAACACATAGAATGTATGCAAAACTTAACCCTAAAAACATCGGTAGTTACGAAAGAGAGGTATACCGTAATAGACAAAATGATAGATACTCATTCCGTTTTTGTACAGTTTGATGATCAAAAATCCTCGACagaaaataacaatattgaagatttaaatgaaaatacaaGTGATTTCAACCGTTCGAATTGCAAAGatgatacaaaaaatttaaaggaGGTACTGCAAGTGCACAATGTTAAtagtgataaaaatataaataatcgAGATGTGGAAAAAGATAAGGATGAACggataaataatttaagtatTACAGATTTAGACAGTGataaagaagataaaaaaatgaagttcATAATAAATGATATTGAGCCAATAGGAAGAATGAATAGTCATATATTtgtgataaataaaaacttgTATTTATTTGGTGGCATGTATGAATATAAGAATAACGAAATTATTCTAAGTGATTACtggaaaattaatatttttaaaagagaaaaatggGAATTAGTACATAAAGGTAATTTAGATGATATATATGTGGATGCATCAGATACAAGTTCTTCATTGTCTATagatgatgaaaataaagatGACAAAGAGATAGAGgatttaataatttgtaataaaattaaaaaaatagaaaataaaattaaggcGGAAAGTGGTGGTTTGAATTTTGATGTCAATGAgaatttaaatgaattttttttaagaacaaAACAATTTTGGTTAAATgaactaaatatttttaacgaaaataagcaaaatagAAAAGACGCTTTTATTCTGTGTGAGCAAAAATACATAGAgctcaaaaaatattataataaaattcagAAATACAAGGAATTGCTGTTAGAAGAACATTACGAAGGAAGCATAACGGAAGATGATTCCACTGCACAAGAAGAGTCCTCTAATTTATTAGTTGATTAG